Genomic window (Thermodesulfobacteriota bacterium):
TTGTCGCGGGGCTCGACGAGAAGGGGAGGGCGAGGATAAAGAGCGCGAGAGGCGAGGCGGCGGGCTGGATCGACGGGGGGGGATTCATAAACTACGAAAGGATATCGGGCGACCCGTTCGGGTATAACGGCATGCCGGGGAAAATGAGCGCGGAAGAGGCGCTCGACCTGAGCTTCGATACGCGCTACCCTGACGCGCTTCTCCAGATAATGCAGCTCCTCGAAGCCCCGCGCACGGGCGACCTCGTCCTGAGCGCCAACCCGGGCTTCGACCTCCGGGCTAAGCACGAGAACCCGGAGCACCGCTCCTCGCACGGAGCGCTCTTCAGGGAGCACATGCTCGTACCGGTGGCGATGAGCGCGGAAATCAAAAAAGAGCGGCTCCGTACGGTCGATCTATATCCCACTATTCTGAGCCTGATGGGAAAGCCTCTGCCCGACGTCATCGACGGCGCGGACCTGAGCTGACGGTAAGAAGGTGCGGGTTCCGGAAGCCTGTCATGAAAACAGCGCCCTCGCTACCGCTTCCGATATGAAGAGCATCACCGCGCCCCAGAGGAAGTAGCGCCATATATCCCTGTATACCTTCACGAGACCGGGCGTATCTTCAACGGCCGGCTTTTCGGGAGCTATCTCCAGCTTCGCGAGGTTAGACTCTCTCGGGTCTACGTTCACCGCGAACTTGTACGAATCCTTTCCCGATTCCCTCACTGCGTATATGCCGGGCTCGTACGCGCTTTCAAAAACCGCGCGAGCCGTATCGATTGCGTATCTCTTCCCCGAGGGGCTTACGACTTCGGCGTTCCCGGCACCGGCCTCAAGGTCGAGCGGCACAGCGCCGCCCGCGGTGAAGTTCCTCCTGCCTTCGCCTGCGGAGCCGGGTATATCGAGGAAACCCTTCACGACAGGGAGGAACACCGTGGTGATGGAGAAATTGTTCCAGCTCGGGTCGGCGGTGGAGGTGACGAGGAAGACGCTCCCTTTGCCGCGGGATTTCTTCACCATGAACGGGTCGCCGCCTTCGAGCCCGAGGATGACTTCCGCTTCCGGGGAGGGTACGGTCTTTATATACTTTCTTATAGCGACCTGGCCGAGCCTCTCTCCGACGTCCCTGGGAAAGACGGTCTCAACGCCGGGGGCTATCTTAGTCTCTCTCTCCTCGTCCGCTACAAGCTCTCCGGGGAGGAGGTCTTTCAGGAGCGCGTTGTATGAGGACGCCCTGACGCGCTCGCCCAGGAATATCACTGCCGTGCCGCCCCGGGAAACGAACTCCCCGAGCTCTTTCGCGCTCGCCTCCGATATGTCCCCGACGTTTGCGAGGAATACGAGGTCGTACCCCGAGAGCTTTTCGCCGAGGAAGGAGTCGTTGTCCTTGACCGTAATCCGGGCTCCCGAAATTTCCGAGATCGTCTCGGCCGCCCTCGCGAGGTAATAGGTCTCGGATAACCTCGCGTCCTCCCTCGGGTCTCCGTCCACGATAAGCACGTTGAAGTCGTCCCCGCCGGAAAGCACGAAGTACCTCGTGTCGTCTACCGTGAGCTTGTCATGGGGTATACGGGCCGAGCCTTCCCGGAACGCGTTCTTTTTATTGCCGAACGGCGCGTCCCGGGCATCGCCCGGGGACCTGTCCTGAGCTTTGTCGAAGGATTCGTCCCCGGAAATATATTCCCCCGGAATCGTGAACTCGTTCGTTACCGTCCCCCCGGGCGGTATGTCAAGGTATGCGCTCAGCTCTTCCCCCGCGGCGCTCAATGTCGCGAGGAGAGACTCCTCGGGCCTGTCCGAAAAATTGGAGACCGAGACCCCTATCGTTACGGAGTCCTTGCCGTATCCCGTTTCTGCGCCGGTCACGGCGCGGTTCGAAGGCGCTTCCCCTGAAACGTCTATAATCCTGAGCCAGTCTCTATCGATTTTTTCGTTCTGCCATCCGTTCTTCTGGAGGTCCGTTATGAATACGACCTCCTTGCTCCCGCCGGGCGCGCTTTCGAGTGCGGACCAGGCCTCGGCGAGCCTCTTTTCGTTATCCGCGAACGTGCTTGATAACTTTACGGCTCCCAGTCCCTCGCGCAGAGATTGTTTGTCTCCCGAAGGCGCGAGCCTCCCTTCTCCTCCGGCTACGAGCGGGGCGACTACGGCGAAGCTCCCGTCGGGGAGAGTTTCTATCAGCTCAGAGGCTATCTGCCTTGCGCGCCCGAAGTTGTCCCCGTACCCCATGCTGAAGGAGTTGTCCACTATGACCGCGAGCGCTTGGGGTTCGACGCTTCCGGCGGGGGCGAATGAGAAGAGCGCGGGCTTCGCGAATACGAGGACGAGCAGCACGATTACGCACGCTCTCAGGAGCAGCAGCAAAAGGTCTTTCAGCCTCGACCTCGCCGACGCATCGCCCTGCGAGGCTATGAGGAACCTGACCGCGGGGAATTTTTTTACGGCGCCCGACTTCCTCGATATGAGGTGCGCGATCACGGGCAGGGCGACTGCCGCGATGCCTATCAGAAACAGCGGGTTAAGGAAGGAAAAATTCAATGCCTCTCTCTCTATTTATCGGCGATCTCTATAAGGGCTTCCTCGACGGGCCTTGAGGTCGGCGAGAGCACGTATCTCGACTCGTACTCGTGGCAGAGGAGTTTCAGCCTCTCCGTGAACTCTTTTATCCTCTTCCTGTAACCTTCCCTCACGCCGTCCGTATCCACTATGACCCTTTCTTCCGACTCCATGTCGAGGAATTCGAGCGGGCCCCGGAACGGGAACTCGGTCTCGTCCTCGTGGAGCACGTGGAATATGACCGTTTCTTTCTTCGCCGCCTTAAGGAGCTGGAGCGATTTCTCGATCTCGCCCTCGTCGGTGAGGAGGTCGGATATGATGACGAAAGACGCGTCCTGCCTGAACGTCTCGAGCGCCTTGAGAAGCGGCCCGGCAAGCGCAGTGGTTCCTGAAGGGGCGAGGGATTCGAGCTTTGCGAGTATGGGAGTAATGTACGAGTTCCCCGCCCTGGGAGGTATGACCGATAGTCCGCCGCCCGAGAACGCCCCCGCACCGACGGCATCCCCTTGTCTCAGAAGCAGGTATGCGAGCGTCGCCGCCAGGCTCTCCGAGTACCGGAGCTTCTGGGAGCCGCCCTCGCCGTAGCCCATGGATGCGCTGCTGTCGACGAGTATGCACCAGGCGAGGTTGACCTCGTCCTCGAACTTCTTGACGTAGAGCCTGTCGTGCCGCCCGTAGAGCCGCCAGTCCACCTGCCGGAGCTCGTCACCCCGGTTGTATTCCTTGTATTCGAGGAAGTCGGGGCTTATGCCCTTGTAGAGGCTTTTATGAATGCCGGCCTTCCGGCCCCTCACGCGGGACGGGCTCCTGAAATAAAAGCGCCTGAGACGCGAAGCCGTCTCTATGTCCAGTATGCCGTTCGCCATGATTCTATATGTAACAGGATTGAATGGAAAAGTATAACCGAGTGGCGTTGGAGATTCACTAAATAAGGAGTAGGAGCTTTCACCGCTGAGGGCGGGGTTATGGAGTCATGCCGGGGGGTATGCGGGCTCAGAGCAGGAGCTTCTCTATTTCCTTCGTCACGGATTCTTCCCCGAGGTTCTTCGCTATGGATATTTCCTTGACGAGCAGCGTGCGGGCCGAGTCCATTATCCGTTTCTCGCCGAAAGAGAGGTCCTTCTCCCTCTGGAGGTGGTTGATGTCCCTGAGCACGACGGCTACCTCGAATATGTCGCCGCTCTTGAGCTTGTCCGAGTATTCGCGGTACCTTTTGTTCCAGCTCTGGCCGCCGTTCTGGTTGTTTGAGTTCCTGATCCTGGTCTTGAGTATGTCGTAAATCTTGGCTATTTGCCTTTTGGTTATCACGGGCCTCAGGCCCACGGTCTCGGCGTTATCGGTCGGAACCATCACCGTGACGTCGCTGTCGACGACCTGGAGGATGTAAAAATTCCTTTTAGTTCCGCAGATTTCCTTCGATTCTACCGACTTGATCTGCACAACGCCGTGAGCCGGGTAGACAGCCTTGTTCCCTACTTTAAACATATATATATAAGTGACCCCTTTCGTGTGATTGGCGGCGCTGCTCATTAAAATCTATCACAATTTGCGCCCCGGGTCAAATGAGCGGCCCCAGGATGAAGAAGGGTCGAAAACGGATCGGCCGGTACGGGGACGCCGATTCTGCCGAAATGACCCGCCGAAATGCTGTTCCGATGCCCCGCCTGTGCCGGGCAGCTCCTCCCGGAGTGATAGAAGTGTCCGTGATTCATTAAATTATTAATGCGGGAGCTTCTTGAAATACAATCCTGGTTGATATACATTCTTACTTTCGCGCCGGCTCGTCACGAGCGGAAATCGAGGGAGGGGTCTTTCTGTGCAGATAACCGATAAAGAGCTACTCGACCGGCACGGTATAAGGAACCCCGGGAAAATCTACTACAATGCGCCCGTATCCCTCCTCTACGAGGAGGCGGTGAGGAGAGGCGAAGGGGAGATCGCGGAGGGCGGGACTATCGTAGTGTATACCGCTCCACACACCGGGCGCTCGCCCCAGGACAGGTTCATAGTGAAAGAGCGGACCTCGGAGGAAGAGATACTCTGGGGCCCTGTAAACAAGCCCATAGCCCCCGCCCATTTCGATTCGCTCTACAATAGGGTGACAGCGCACCTCGAAGGGAAGGACCTGTTCGTAAGGGACCTCTACGTATGCGCACATCCGGAATACAGGATGCGCGTCCGCGTGATAAACGAGTTCGCGTGGCATAACATCTTCGTCAACAACCTCTTCATCAGACCCGAACGGGAGGACCTCCCCCACGAGTCTGTGGAGTTCACCGTGATAGCGGCGCCGGGGGCGGAAGCCGACCCTGACGCCGACGGCACGAGGACGGGGACGTTCATCGTGCTTAACTTCGCCAGGCGCGTGGCAATTGTAGGCGGCACGCGCTACGCGGGCGAGATGAAGAAGTCCGTATTCACCGTGCTCAATTTCCTCCTCCCGAGGGAAGGGGTGTTCCCGATGCACTGCTCGGCGAACGTGGGGAGGGACGGGGACGTGGCCCTCTTCTTCGGGCTCTCTGGCACGGGCAAGACGACGCTCTCGGCTGACCCCGTGCGCGCGCTCATCGGTGACGACGAGCACGGCTGGTTCGACCGCGGGGTATTCAACTTCGAGGGGGGCTGCTACGCTAAAGTGATAAAGCTCAACCCCGAGACGGAGCCCGAGATATACGGCGCCTCGCTCAGGTTCGGCACTGTGCTCGAGAACGTGGAGGTCGACCCTGTCTCGCGCGGGATAAATTTCGACAGCGAGAGGTTCACCGAGAACACGAGGAGCGCATACCAGATAGACGCCCTTAAAAACATCGTACCCTCGGGTATTGGCGGGATACCAAAGAATGTATTCATGCTCACCTATGACGCCTTCGGGGTGCTCCCTCCGCTGTCGAGGCTCACGAACGAGCAGGCGCTCTATTACTTCACGCTCGGGTATACGGCGAAAGTGGCGGGGACGGAGAGGGGCGTGACCGAGCCCCAGGCGACGTTCAGCTCCTGCTTCGGCGCGCCTTTCCTGCCGAGGCCGCCTCTATTTTACGCGGGGATGCTGAAGAAGAAGCTCGAAGAGAGCGGCGCCTCGGTGTGGCTCCTCAACACGGGGATAACGGGTGGCCCCTACGGCGTCGGGAAGAGGATGCCGCTTCCCCAGACGAGGGCTCTCGTGAATGCCGCCGTGAGCGGGGCGCTCGACAAGGTGCCGTTTAAGGAAGTGCCGGTCTTCAGTCTCATGGTCCCTTCATCCTGCCCGGGTGTGGACGAGAAGCTGCTCGAGCCCCGCAGGAGCTGGGCCGACCCCGCCGCGTACGATGCGAAGGCGGAAGAGCTCAAGCGCAGGTTCGAGCAGGAGTTCGCGAAGCATAAGGGGTGAAAAAATCTTAAAGGATGAGAGGGTAATAGGAAGAATCCGCCAATCCTATACCTCTCCGAATTCTCCCTGAAGTGACATTGTGACAGATGTGCAGGGTATATACTCGGCACGACTGTCACAATGTCACAAACTAGAACCACGATCCGCCATCCGACAGATGCGACAACCCTATACCCCTGCGCGTTTGTCGCATTGTCGCATGATGAAAAATCCCCTCTACTTCCTTTTCTATAGAGGATATATAGAAGAATCAAAAAACATATTATATAGAAATCAGAACTATTGCCGTATCCGGAAAAAATGATTGATGAACTAGACAAACGAGCTATTACGGTAAGGTCCCGCCAAGAGTCCGATCCATTCTCTTCGTAATGCCTCCCTCTCCGAAGTCTCACTGAAGTGACATTGTGACAGATGTGCAGGGTATATACTCGGCACGACTGTCACAATGTCACAAACTAGGACCACTCCCCGCCACCCCGCCGCCAAAGTGGGGTATATAGGGTTGGCGGTGGCGGCGGACTCGAAAATTGGTCATGCTACTTACCCTGAATTGTAGGAGCGCCATCCTGGCGCGACAAGAAAACGCTACATGAAATCTGATCGCGGCTGGAAGCCGCTCCTACAGATTTGATTATCAGTGAGCTAGGCTTGCTTCCTCACCCCGCCGCCAAATGGGGGTATATAGGGTTGGCGGTGGCGGCGGACGGACAATGTCCGCTGATAAACGATTCTTGCATTGTGTATCGCGGCTGGAAGCCGCTCCTACGGTATGGTGACACCCCCATCCTTACCTTCCCCCCTCAAGGGGGAAGGAATTATATAAACGAATGGCGAGATAGCCGCGCGGAGCCTGTCCTGAGCGTAGTCGCTCGTCTCGGCGTAGGCCGAGCCGTAGCCGGGAAGGGCTCGCCATGACAAACAAAAAATAGTAAGATGGTTGTAATCACCCCCACACAACCAAGGAGATAGACCATGGATTTTCTGAAGAAGGAAGATACGACGCTCGTCGTAGTCGATATGCAGGAGAAGCTGATGTCGGCGATGCCTGAGACAGAGAGCAGGCTCGCCGTCAAGAACGTGAAGATACTCCTCGAAGCCGCCGGGATACTGGGCATTCCCGTGCACATAACTGAGCAGTACCCCAAGGGGCTCGGGCCTACGATAGGTGAAATAAAGGAATCGGCTGGCGAGGGGTTCCACCCTATCGAAAAGGTGGTCTTCAGCTGCGCTAGGTCGCCCGAGTTCATGGACGCGCTCAAGGAAATCGGAAGGGGCTCTGTCCTCCTCTGCGGGGTGGAGACGCACGTGTGCGTGCTCCAGACGGCTATAGACCTCGTGAACGACGGCTACCGCGTCTACGTGCCCGCTGACGCGGTCGTGTCGAGAAAGGAGCTCGACTGGGAGAAGGGGATCGGGCTCATGGAAAAGGCGGGCGCTACGGTCGGGACCACAGAGACTTTTCTTTTTCAGCTCCTCGAACGCGCGGGTACGGACGAGTTCAGGCAGATATCGAAGCTGGTGAGGTAGAGAGTCATCTTTTCTTTAGTCCTTTCATTCCCTCCTTAGAAAAAGGAGGACAATTCCGAGCAAGCGAGGAATTGGTTGGTGCTGATACATGGCAAAGAAATGCCTTAATCGGAGCAACGCAGGTAGTAAACTCAAATTAGGGAGGATTTTTCTTTTACTCTTTTATTTTTAAATCCCCCTGAATATGGCTTAACCAATGCGTCACTCCGATAAAAATATTTCTTCGGCTTTAACCATATCCGACCGATTCCTCTTATTTTGACTTGTGTAACTATAGTGCGAAGGGAAATTTTGATTCTGCAATCGGCAATCTGCGACCATCTTCTCCTATTCGTCGAAGTTGTTATCGGAATCGTTCCCCCTTTGCTAAAGGGGGAAAATAAATAGCGAGCAAGGAATTGGACGCCCTTGAGAAACGGCAACACGGTCACTGTGCTTCGGGATATGTGTTCATACTTCGACAGGCTCAGGACGAACGGGTTTGGCTATGATTGTTCGACTTAGCAAGAAAGTCGCGGATGAATCGATTATGAGCACACATTGTGTGGCGGAGAGCCTCCGCGGGCAAACGATCGTAATGTGAGTGCGGAGTATCACCCCATATTTGAGGAGTTGGAAGGAACCGTATATGAGCACACATTGTGTGCGCGTCCCCGAGGGAACGAATTCGAACGAGTGAGAATTCGGACACCGTCGGCGGATTGCAACTATGTCACTTTACTCCGGGAATAAGTTGCGTCCCCGAGGGGATTCGAACCCCTGTTACCGGCGTGAAAGGCCGATGTCCTGGGCCAGGCTAGACGACGGGGACGTAATAGGACGTGAGCCGTACAGGATTCGAACCTGTGACCCACTGCTTAAAAGGCAGTTGCTCTACCAAGCTGAGCTAACGGCTCTGATTTGAAGCGCTAAACTATATCACGACATTATACATTGTCAAAGATAGAGTGTAGCATATCATCCCTCGATCCTTTAATATTTACAAGTCAAATCTAAGCGGTTTCGCGGGCGATTTCAAGAAGCTCATATGATATCGGGGTTTACCAGGCCAGAATCGAGGAATTTCGCTTTAGCGACGGCGTCAAATTTCTTCTTTTACTGCAACTTTTCGTCCTTTTTCCTCCTTCCGCTGTACATAAAGAGCCTTGGCGGCGACGACGCGCACGTAGGCTACATTATGGGGTCTTTCGGGATAACGTCCCTGGGCGCGATCCCCTTCGTCACTTTCCTCGTCGATAAATACGGCAGGCGGCGGTTCATGCTGCTGGGCTACGCGCTCATGTTCCTGGCCTCGCTTTCGTACCTGTTCGTCGATGATCTCTCGCCGCTCATATACGCGCTCCGCCTCGTACAGGGTTTCTCGTTCGCGTTCTCGTTCACGGCTGCGGGCACGTTCGTCGCCGATTACGTGCCTCCGTCCAAGAGGGCCCAGGGACTCGGCATATTCAGCGCCTTCACCATAGCCGCCTATGCGATAGGCCCCTCACTAGGGGAGTTCGTGATAGAACTGGCCGGGTTCCACGACTTCTTCTTATATTCGTCGTACTTCAGCCTTATATCGTTCATCCTGGCTGTATTCATGAATGACGGGAGCTTCACTCCGTCCCGGGACCCTTACGGGTTCGGCTTCTTCCGCCTGATATCGTCGCGCAAGTATGCGCTCGTGCTGCTCTCGAACCTCGTGCTCGCCGGAGGGCTCGGCGCGGTGCTCAATTTCATCGCCACCTTTTTCAGATCGAAAGACCTCCAGGCGTATTATTTCTTCCTCACTTATACGATCACCGTGACTGCGATAAGGATATTCGGGGGCAGGCTTTCGGACACGTGGGGGAGGAAGGCTGTCGCTTCCCCGGCCCTGTTCATAGTCTCCGTATCACTTGCGTCGATGTACTTCGCGGACTCTGCCCTGACGGCCGTGCTGATATCATTCATGTTCAGCTTCGGCTACGGCTCTCTCTACCCCACGCTGAGCGCGCTCATGATAGACAAGGCCGGCGAGGACGAGAGGGGGAAGGCCATAGGCGCGTTTAACGCGACATACAGCCTCGGCATAAATTTCCTCGCGTTCCCGTTCGGTGTGATCGCTAGGGACTACGGGTACGAAGCCATGTATGCTGCCGCCGGATGCCTCGTATTCGCGGGGTTCATCCTCTACACGTTCTTCGAGAGGGAGAAAGTTTCTTGAAAATGCGGGCGTTTTAAATTAGTCTCTCGTGGCATGATGATAAAGCGCGGAGACTACGTACTATTACTTTCCCCGGACGAAAAAACCTACCTCGTGACCGTGGACGAGGGCAAGCGCATGGGCACTCATCTCGGCGAGATACTGCTCGAAAATGCGATAGGGACGGAGTACGGGAGCGTCATACAAACCAACCTCCTCCACCCGTTCATAATGCTCGAGCCTACTCTCGAGGACCGGATAATGAAGGTGAAGAGGCTCACGCAGATCGTGTATCCCAAGGACTCTGCGCTCATCGTCATGAAGACGGGCCTCGGGGCCGGCATGAGGGTCGTGGAGTGCGGGTCGGGGTCGGGCGCGCTCACCATAGCGCTCGCAAACGCCGTCGCGCCGACCGGCAGGGTCTACACGTACGACAGGAGCGAGAGGTTTCTCGAGAACGCCAGGAAGAACGTCGAGAACGCCGGTTTCTCCGAATTCGTCGAATTCAAGCTGAGGGAGGTGTGGGAGGGATTCGACGAGGAGGGGGTCGACGCCGTCATGCTCGACCTGCCCTCGCCCTGGGACGGGATTCCCGCCGCGTACCGGGCGTTAAGGGGCGGGGGGAGGATAGCGAGCATCTCTCCCACATACAACCAGGTGGAAAGGTGCGTCGAGTTCCTTGAGAGAGAAGGTTTCGTATTCATGGAGACGGTCGAAGTACTCGTCAGGAACATACGCGTAAGCACCGGGAAGACGAGGCCCATGGACAGGATGGTGAGCCACACCGGTTTCCTCACGTTCGGAAGGAAGGCGTTGAAGGAGCGCGGGACGGGGGTCTGAATGTATATTGTCATCGCGAGACCGTTTTGTGGTCGTGGCGATCTCTATTTTCGTCATTCTGAACTTGTTTCAGCATCTCGCATTTTCCTTTCAATTCCCTCCTTTTGTAAAGGAGGGCTAGGGTGGATTTGATGTTTTATCGTTCCGAGTTCTTCGGCGGGCGCGGGAGAATTTCACAGGACAAACTCGGCTTTCACTTTTCCTTTTCCGACGGGAAAGACAGCAAATATAATCAAACGTTGTACATATAGGAGAACCGACGCTTGAAGCTCGGAAAAGACCCGGTCATCGTGCTCGTCTTCATCGCGCTCGCGGCCGCATATTATCTCTACACAACTTATTACGCGGAGAATGAGGGAAGCCGGGAGACCTTCCTCGTCTCGGACGTTATCGACGGGGATACCATAGCGATCGGCGACGGGAGGGGGACTCTCGTGAGATACATCGGCATAGACACTCCGGAGATAGCCCGGCAGGATTCCCCCGGCGATCCATACTCCGGAGAGGCGCTTGAATTTAACAGGAAGCTGGTCGAGGGAAAGAGCGTCACGCTCGAATACGACAATGAGAGATACGACGTCTACGGGAGGCTCCTCGCTTACGTTTTCTCAAACGGCGTGCTCGTGAACGAGGAATTACTCCGTAGCGGGCTCGCGACTCCCTTATTCATCGAGCCGAACGTGAAATACAGGGAGCGTTTCGAGAGGGCCGCGGAAGAGGCGAAGAAAGAAAAAAAGGGAATGTGGGGGGGTCTCGATACCATAGAGGTGCCGGAAGGGAACGGCGGGTTCGTGATAGAAATAGAAAGCGCACCGCGCTACGAAGGGAAGCGCGTAGTGGTGAGGGGGGAGATAACGCGTACGCGAAAATCGGACAGCGCGGTAGTCCTCTCGATCGACGGTAAGCTGGACGTGGTGATATTCCCGGACGACCTCGGCAACTTCGAGTTCTTCGGCATAGACCCCGCTTCGTATTACAAAGGCATGGAAGTAGAGGTCACGGGCAGGATAAAGATGCACAAGGGCACTCCGGGCATTATCGTCAACCACCCGATGCTCATAAGGAGGACGGGATGAAGCCCGAGGAGATTTTATACGAAGGCGCATCACTTCTGGACGTCGAGCTCTCACCCGTCATGGTCGGGCTCTTCATGCGCTATATGTCCGAGCTCAAATTATGGAACAGGAAGATAAACCTAACGAGCCTGAGAAACGACAGGGACATAGTGATCGGCCACTTCCTCGATTCGATATCGGCGGTGCGTTTCGTGCCCGGGAGCGGGCGTCTCATCGACATTGGCTCTGGCGCAGGGTTCCCCGGAATCCCCCTAAAAATTGTCCGCCCCTCGCTCGAAGTCACGCTCCTCGACTCCGCGCATAAGAAGGTGATGTTCATGCGCGAGGTGATACGCTCGCTCGGTCTCGAAGGTGCGAAAGCTGTCTGGGGCAGGGCCGAGGACGAGGGTAACGGGATCGCGAGAGGGAGCTTCGATAGAGTGATTACGAGGGCGGTGGGACCGATACCCGAGATACTTCGCCTTAGCGAGTCTTACCTCGCCCACGGAGGGAGAATAATCCTCATGAGGGGACAGAGGGGAAGGGAGGAGTGGGAGTCAGCAGGGGCCAAAGTGATGGAGGGTTTCCGGCTCGCGGAGCGGAGCGAATTCACACTCCCGTTCGGAGGACAGTCGAGGGTGATATTAGCCGTCGAGAGGGTATGATTACCGCAATTCACTGAAATAAACGAGTTGACTCAGAGCATATCGTAATTTACAATCTCATTATATCGGAACACGATAACGATATACGATAACAAGGCGGCCTCAATCAGACGCAGTGATCAGAAGCTTCTTTCTGGGTTTTATAAAGATCCACATACTTCATCACGCCAATGAAGAAAAGGTCTACGGCCTCTGGCTTATAGAGGAGCTCAGGAGGCACGGTTACGACATCAGTCCGGGGACCCTCTACCCGATACTCCATTCGCTTGAGAAGGAGAAACTCCTCGAATCACGGAAGGAAACGATAGGCGGCAAGGTCAGAAAGTACTATAAAATAACGCGGGCAGGCAGGCGGGCGCTCAAATTGGCGAAGGGCAAGATCAGAGAGCTGGTCGATGAAGTGATGGAATAGGAGGCGAATTATGGCGGCGATCAATACGAAAGCTGTTTTATCGGTTAT
Coding sequences:
- a CDS encoding hydrolase, which codes for MDFLKKEDTTLVVVDMQEKLMSAMPETESRLAVKNVKILLEAAGILGIPVHITEQYPKGLGPTIGEIKESAGEGFHPIEKVVFSCARSPEFMDALKEIGRGSVLLCGVETHVCVLQTAIDLVNDGYRVYVPADAVVSRKELDWEKGIGLMEKAGATVGTTETFLFQLLERAGTDEFRQISKLVR
- a CDS encoding DUF58 domain-containing protein, with the protein product MANGILDIETASRLRRFYFRSPSRVRGRKAGIHKSLYKGISPDFLEYKEYNRGDELRQVDWRLYGRHDRLYVKKFEDEVNLAWCILVDSSASMGYGEGGSQKLRYSESLAATLAYLLLRQGDAVGAGAFSGGGLSVIPPRAGNSYITPILAKLESLAPSGTTALAGPLLKALETFRQDASFVIISDLLTDEGEIEKSLQLLKAAKKETVIFHVLHEDETEFPFRGPLEFLDMESEERVIVDTDGVREGYRKRIKEFTERLKLLCHEYESRYVLSPTSRPVEEALIEIADK
- a CDS encoding BatA and WFA domain-containing protein, which gives rise to MNFSFLNPLFLIGIAAVALPVIAHLISRKSGAVKKFPAVRFLIASQGDASARSRLKDLLLLLLRACVIVLLVLVFAKPALFSFAPAGSVEPQALAVIVDNSFSMGYGDNFGRARQIASELIETLPDGSFAVVAPLVAGGEGRLAPSGDKQSLREGLGAVKLSSTFADNEKRLAEAWSALESAPGGSKEVVFITDLQKNGWQNEKIDRDWLRIIDVSGEAPSNRAVTGAETGYGKDSVTIGVSVSNFSDRPEESLLATLSAAGEELSAYLDIPPGGTVTNEFTIPGEYISGDESFDKAQDRSPGDARDAPFGNKKNAFREGSARIPHDKLTVDDTRYFVLSGGDDFNVLIVDGDPREDARLSETYYLARAAETISEISGARITVKDNDSFLGEKLSGYDLVFLANVGDISEASAKELGEFVSRGGTAVIFLGERVRASSYNALLKDLLPGELVADEERETKIAPGVETVFPRDVGERLGQVAIRKYIKTVPSPEAEVILGLEGGDPFMVKKSRGKGSVFLVTSTADPSWNNFSITTVFLPVVKGFLDIPGSAGEGRRNFTAGGAVPLDLEAGAGNAEVVSPSGKRYAIDTARAVFESAYEPGIYAVRESGKDSYKFAVNVDPRESNLAKLEIAPEKPAVEDTPGLVKVYRDIWRYFLWGAVMLFISEAVARALFS
- a CDS encoding thermonuclease family protein yields the protein MKLGKDPVIVLVFIALAAAYYLYTTYYAENEGSRETFLVSDVIDGDTIAIGDGRGTLVRYIGIDTPEIARQDSPGDPYSGEALEFNRKLVEGKSVTLEYDNERYDVYGRLLAYVFSNGVLVNEELLRSGLATPLFIEPNVKYRERFERAAEEAKKEKKGMWGGLDTIEVPEGNGGFVIEIESAPRYEGKRVVVRGEITRTRKSDSAVVLSIDGKLDVVIFPDDLGNFEFFGIDPASYYKGMEVEVTGRIKMHKGTPGIIVNHPMLIRRTG
- the pckA gene encoding phosphoenolpyruvate carboxykinase (ATP), whose product is MQITDKELLDRHGIRNPGKIYYNAPVSLLYEEAVRRGEGEIAEGGTIVVYTAPHTGRSPQDRFIVKERTSEEEILWGPVNKPIAPAHFDSLYNRVTAHLEGKDLFVRDLYVCAHPEYRMRVRVINEFAWHNIFVNNLFIRPEREDLPHESVEFTVIAAPGAEADPDADGTRTGTFIVLNFARRVAIVGGTRYAGEMKKSVFTVLNFLLPREGVFPMHCSANVGRDGDVALFFGLSGTGKTTLSADPVRALIGDDEHGWFDRGVFNFEGGCYAKVIKLNPETEPEIYGASLRFGTVLENVEVDPVSRGINFDSERFTENTRSAYQIDALKNIVPSGIGGIPKNVFMLTYDAFGVLPPLSRLTNEQALYYFTLGYTAKVAGTERGVTEPQATFSSCFGAPFLPRPPLFYAGMLKKKLEESGASVWLLNTGITGGPYGVGKRMPLPQTRALVNAAVSGALDKVPFKEVPVFSLMVPSSCPGVDEKLLEPRRSWADPAAYDAKAEELKRRFEQEFAKHKG
- a CDS encoding tRNA (adenine-N1)-methyltransferase: MMIKRGDYVLLLSPDEKTYLVTVDEGKRMGTHLGEILLENAIGTEYGSVIQTNLLHPFIMLEPTLEDRIMKVKRLTQIVYPKDSALIVMKTGLGAGMRVVECGSGSGALTIALANAVAPTGRVYTYDRSERFLENARKNVENAGFSEFVEFKLREVWEGFDEEGVDAVMLDLPSPWDGIPAAYRALRGGGRIASISPTYNQVERCVEFLEREGFVFMETVEVLVRNIRVSTGKTRPMDRMVSHTGFLTFGRKALKERGTGV
- a CDS encoding MFS transporter, which produces MISGFTRPESRNFALATASNFFFYCNFSSFFLLPLYIKSLGGDDAHVGYIMGSFGITSLGAIPFVTFLVDKYGRRRFMLLGYALMFLASLSYLFVDDLSPLIYALRLVQGFSFAFSFTAAGTFVADYVPPSKRAQGLGIFSAFTIAAYAIGPSLGEFVIELAGFHDFFLYSSYFSLISFILAVFMNDGSFTPSRDPYGFGFFRLISSRKYALVLLSNLVLAGGLGAVLNFIATFFRSKDLQAYYFFLTYTITVTAIRIFGGRLSDTWGRKAVASPALFIVSVSLASMYFADSALTAVLISFMFSFGYGSLYPTLSALMIDKAGEDERGKAIGAFNATYSLGINFLAFPFGVIARDYGYEAMYAAAGCLVFAGFILYTFFEREKVS
- a CDS encoding CarD family transcriptional regulator, with product MFKVGNKAVYPAHGVVQIKSVESKEICGTKRNFYILQVVDSDVTVMVPTDNAETVGLRPVITKRQIAKIYDILKTRIRNSNNQNGGQSWNKRYREYSDKLKSGDIFEVAVVLRDINHLQREKDLSFGEKRIMDSARTLLVKEISIAKNLGEESVTKEIEKLLL